In Aciduliprofundum sp. MAR08-339, a single window of DNA contains:
- the mobB gene encoding molybdopterin-guanine dinucleotide biosynthesis protein B — protein sequence MYLGICGYSNSGKTALICEIIEHLRDYRIAVVKHTPHGIDLEGKDSDRFKESGAREVVLLNEERVHFKQSASLFEVLKELEGYDVVLVEGFKKYKFLPKVCLGDAPCEACVMRDPGLDEILEYIEREVEVERIMRQLPNFNCGECSHRNCREMAEAIYRGEDDFSGCRYWNPDAVISVKVNGREIYMGRFAQDVVVGTISGLLSSFKGVGEIEEVEIRYRKKTK from the coding sequence ATGTACCTTGGAATATGCGGCTATTCAAATTCCGGAAAGACTGCGCTCATATGCGAGATAATCGAGCATCTCAGGGATTACAGAATTGCGGTTGTGAAACACACTCCGCATGGAATAGACCTTGAGGGCAAGGACAGCGATAGGTTCAAAGAATCGGGTGCGAGGGAGGTTGTGCTTCTCAATGAAGAGAGGGTTCATTTTAAGCAAAGCGCATCTCTTTTTGAAGTTTTGAAGGAATTGGAAGGGTACGATGTGGTCCTTGTTGAGGGTTTCAAGAAATACAAATTCCTTCCCAAGGTGTGCCTTGGAGACGCCCCCTGCGAGGCCTGCGTGATGAGGGACCCAGGTTTGGATGAAATTTTGGAATACATAGAGAGGGAGGTTGAAGTGGAAAGAATAATGCGCCAGCTTCCAAACTTCAACTGCGGAGAGTGCTCGCACAGAAATTGCAGGGAGATGGCCGAGGCAATATACCGTGGCGAGGATGATTTCTCCGGATGCAGGTACTGGAATCCCGATGCTGTTATAAGTGTAAAGGTGAATGGCAGGGAGATATACATGGGTAGATTTGCCCAGGATGTTGTTGTTGGCACAATTTCTGGCCTCCTATCTTCCTTCAAGGGAGTTGGTGAGATTGAGGAGGTGGAAATAAGGTACAGAAAGAAAACTAAATGA
- a CDS encoding phosphopentomutase/phosphoglucosamine mutase: MKFSGSSGIRARWSSEILDIAYKMGLFLGNISQSVVIASDFRETSDSLLSILSGGLMAGGADVYYAGKVPTPTLAYAARNHDAGVMVTASHNPPEYNGIKLWNPDGSAFTDEQISNLAGKVVEWSRVGKWHVEDALNGHYEALLREFGHLDLKVVIDCSNGAASVISPFIFRELGAKVTTLNCHPSGLFPGHPSEPSEENLKDLKKMVLTSHADLGIAHDGDADRFVAITSSGRYLSGDHILAIFARVLGFRKIVAPVDSSMLLENFAEVIRCKVGDANVSSAMKKLGVEFGGENSGTQIFAKWRYTPDAIYAALKFAEITSREDIDAVVADFPRYCTLRRNIYYENRKEMERKIEEIIKDYDVERIDGYRATLEDGWFLIRFSGTEPKIRITVEMENEQKAREMMDTIIQALKP; this comes from the coding sequence ATGAAATTCTCAGGCTCGTCTGGTATAAGGGCAAGGTGGAGCTCGGAGATTCTTGATATTGCCTATAAAATGGGCTTGTTCCTTGGAAATATCAGCCAATCCGTGGTGATCGCATCGGATTTTCGTGAAACATCAGATTCTCTTCTCTCCATTCTTTCAGGGGGGCTTATGGCAGGAGGAGCAGATGTTTATTATGCAGGAAAAGTTCCCACTCCCACGCTTGCCTATGCTGCAAGAAACCACGATGCGGGAGTTATGGTCACAGCATCTCACAATCCTCCAGAGTACAATGGGATCAAGTTGTGGAACCCGGATGGATCTGCCTTTACGGATGAGCAGATTTCAAATCTCGCGGGGAAAGTTGTGGAATGGAGCAGGGTTGGAAAATGGCATGTGGAAGATGCATTGAATGGGCATTATGAAGCTCTTTTGCGGGAGTTTGGGCACCTGGATTTGAAGGTGGTTATTGATTGTTCAAATGGTGCTGCAAGTGTTATCTCTCCCTTTATTTTCAGGGAGCTGGGGGCGAAGGTAACCACGCTTAACTGCCACCCTTCGGGCTTGTTTCCTGGACATCCCAGCGAGCCCAGTGAGGAAAATTTGAAAGATTTGAAGAAAATGGTACTCACCTCACATGCCGATTTGGGCATTGCCCATGATGGAGATGCCGATAGATTTGTGGCAATAACTTCCTCTGGAAGGTATCTGAGCGGGGATCACATCCTCGCCATATTTGCCAGGGTACTTGGATTTCGCAAAATAGTTGCTCCGGTGGATTCATCCATGCTCCTTGAGAATTTTGCAGAGGTTATAAGGTGCAAGGTGGGAGATGCCAATGTATCCTCTGCGATGAAGAAGTTGGGTGTGGAGTTTGGAGGTGAGAACAGCGGCACGCAGATATTTGCAAAATGGAGATACACCCCTGATGCAATATATGCAGCCTTGAAATTTGCGGAGATTACCTCGAGGGAGGATATAGATGCTGTTGTGGCCGATTTTCCCAGATACTGCACCTTGAGAAGAAACATATACTATGAAAATCGCAAGGAAATGGAAAGGAAGATAGAAGAAATAATCAAGGATTATGATGTTGAGCGTATAGATGGTTATCGTGCTACCCTTGAAGATGGATGGTTCCTCATAAGATTCTCTGGAACGGAGCCAAAGATCCGCATAACGGTGGAAATGGAAAACGAGCAAAAAGCGAGAGAGATGATGGATACAATCATTCAAGCGTTGAAACCCTGA
- a CDS encoding NifB/NifX family molybdenum-iron cluster-binding protein: MKVVFPCKGKNGLESQVHGDLFKAKYYLFADVDLEKGELIKWEILEMPLDFLDPGDLPMFIKEHDGELLMAQSIPPQLVEFFNHMRIKVLSGISGKIEDVLKKFLDGKIHEIIEKNVENGY, from the coding sequence ATGAAAGTTGTGTTTCCCTGCAAAGGGAAAAACGGGCTGGAGAGCCAAGTGCATGGGGACCTTTTCAAGGCAAAGTACTACCTTTTTGCAGATGTGGATTTAGAGAAAGGAGAGTTAATAAAATGGGAAATTTTGGAAATGCCCCTTGATTTTCTGGATCCAGGGGACCTTCCAATGTTCATAAAGGAGCATGATGGAGAGTTACTGATGGCTCAGAGTATCCCTCCACAACTGGTGGAGTTTTTCAATCACATGCGCATAAAGGTTTTGAGCGGGATATCCGGGAAAATTGAAGATGTGCTGAAGAAATTCCTTGATGGTAAAATTCACGAGATAATAGAGAAAAATGTGGAAAATGGCTATTGA
- a CDS encoding adenosine deaminase, which produces MEEIIATLPKAELHIHVEGALEPELMFRLSKENNVSIPYHSVEEIKKAYNFENLQDFLNIYYQSMKVLRDENDFYQLTWNYIKRAKENNVQHVELSFDPQAHMRRGVKFENMIEGIFKALRDGERKCGISWKIILSILRDMPVKDAINTLNQAEAYLDVIHIIGLDSAELGNPPSKFKRVFEKAEKFGLLKVAHAGEEGPAEYVREAIEILGVHRIDHGIRTVEDPSLLRSLGMRKMTFTLCPLSNLKLKVVRTLENYPLRNIMNAGIIATINSDDPAYFGGYVNENYLALSKALKLNERDIINLAKNSIMGSFASEKRKKELLGSIEKIRVSTLE; this is translated from the coding sequence ATCGAGGAGATCATAGCAACCCTGCCAAAGGCGGAACTCCATATACATGTGGAGGGGGCTCTTGAGCCAGAGTTAATGTTCAGATTATCCAAGGAGAACAACGTGAGCATTCCCTATCACTCGGTGGAGGAGATAAAAAAGGCGTATAACTTTGAAAATCTACAGGATTTTCTGAACATTTACTATCAGAGCATGAAAGTCTTGAGGGACGAGAATGATTTTTATCAACTAACTTGGAATTATATTAAAAGGGCAAAGGAGAACAATGTTCAGCATGTGGAGCTTTCCTTCGATCCACAGGCACACATGCGCAGAGGGGTAAAATTTGAAAATATGATTGAAGGGATTTTCAAGGCCCTGAGGGATGGAGAGAGGAAATGCGGGATATCGTGGAAGATAATTCTATCCATTCTAAGGGACATGCCCGTTAAAGACGCCATAAATACCCTTAACCAGGCAGAGGCGTATCTGGATGTAATTCACATTATAGGCCTAGATTCTGCAGAACTTGGCAATCCTCCTTCAAAGTTCAAGAGGGTTTTTGAGAAAGCAGAAAAATTTGGTCTTTTAAAGGTAGCTCATGCGGGGGAAGAGGGCCCGGCAGAGTATGTGAGGGAGGCAATTGAGATTTTAGGTGTGCACAGGATAGATCACGGTATAAGAACCGTTGAAGATCCATCGCTCTTACGCTCACTCGGAATGAGAAAAATGACCTTTACCCTCTGTCCATTATCAAATCTGAAATTGAAAGTTGTACGTACCTTGGAGAATTATCCGCTAAGAAATATTATGAATGCGGGCATAATTGCCACCATAAACTCAGATGATCCTGCGTATTTTGGTGGTTATGTTAACGAAAATTATCTTGCACTGAGTAAGGCACTAAAACTAAATGAGCGGGATATAATAAACCTCGCAAAAAACTCCATAATGGGTAGTTTTGCCTCTGAGAAGAGAAAGAAAGAGTTGCTCGGGAGCATAGAGAAAATCAGGGTTTCAACGCTTGAATGA
- a CDS encoding DUF2250 domain-containing protein has translation MELTPLQIYIILHIKRAGVEYAKMIMKMTQVDLERIEEAINYLISLGILERDSGSAIKRSRARFKRASEVHKHHTYYKLSRKGAIFSRKINEDFLENYFNNNLGRSGYTFLKILANSRDFEDACKKFGKCEDFQNTLIRWGFITKSGKKTRYFIRFADFAGL, from the coding sequence ATGGAACTGACTCCTCTTCAAATTTACATAATTCTTCATATAAAAAGGGCAGGTGTTGAGTACGCAAAGATGATTATGAAAATGACCCAGGTTGACCTTGAAAGGATTGAAGAGGCAATAAATTACCTCATATCCCTAGGAATTCTTGAAAGGGATTCTGGCTCTGCAATAAAGAGATCAAGAGCAAGGTTCAAGAGGGCAAGCGAGGTACACAAACATCACACATACTACAAACTATCCAGAAAGGGAGCAATTTTTTCCAGAAAAATCAACGAAGATTTCCTAGAGAATTATTTCAACAATAATTTAGGAAGATCTGGCTATACATTCTTGAAAATTCTGGCAAATTCTAGGGATTTTGAAGACGCCTGCAAAAAATTCGGAAAATGTGAAGATTTTCAAAACACACTAATTCGGTGGGGGTTCATCACCAAATCTGGCAAGAAGACAAGATATTTTATTAGATTTGCAGATTTTGCAGGTCTTTGA
- the glp gene encoding gephyrin-like molybdotransferase Glp, with protein MKPFTNLIPFEEARRIVLENVKPVVDIEEVPLLDALHRVLAEDIVAGINVPPFARAAEDGYAVRAEDTFGAGQYSPKELKLVGEINTGESKKIKIGRGECVKIGTGAMLPSGADAVVRVEDTEEEDGIVRVYRPVHPGFDVAPEGEDIKKDEIVLAKGTFLNPPKIGVLAALGIARVRVYRKPRIAVLPSGNELKMPGEELEPGKIYDVNTYTISSVIKENGGKPVIFPFVMDDREDIRKKLKEAMQYDMVVFSGGSSVGDRDLLIDVVKEHARVLFHGVQIKPGKPTWCAVGDRMIFGMPGFPTSCLNDSYQFLAPAVRKMAHLPPKEERLVRARMARRITSTLGRMQFFTVRVENGYAYPAYKTSGAITSMAYSDGYIIIPANSDLVEKDVEVEVHLWGD; from the coding sequence ATGAAGCCATTCACCAATCTGATTCCCTTTGAAGAGGCCAGAAGAATCGTGCTGGAAAATGTCAAGCCTGTTGTGGATATTGAGGAGGTCCCACTTCTGGATGCCCTGCATCGTGTTCTCGCCGAGGACATAGTTGCCGGGATAAATGTTCCCCCATTTGCAAGGGCCGCAGAGGATGGCTATGCTGTTCGTGCGGAGGACACATTTGGAGCGGGGCAATACTCTCCCAAAGAATTGAAACTCGTGGGTGAGATAAACACGGGAGAGAGCAAGAAGATAAAAATAGGCAGGGGGGAATGCGTTAAGATAGGTACTGGAGCGATGCTCCCATCGGGAGCAGATGCCGTCGTGCGTGTTGAAGATACTGAGGAGGAAGATGGCATTGTGCGCGTTTACAGACCCGTCCATCCTGGCTTTGATGTGGCGCCTGAGGGTGAGGACATAAAAAAGGATGAGATCGTTCTTGCGAAGGGTACGTTTCTGAATCCTCCGAAGATCGGAGTCCTTGCAGCCCTGGGAATTGCCAGGGTCAGGGTTTACAGAAAGCCCAGAATTGCGGTGCTTCCATCTGGCAACGAACTCAAGATGCCTGGGGAAGAATTGGAACCTGGAAAAATCTACGATGTGAACACCTACACCATTTCTTCCGTGATAAAAGAAAACGGTGGAAAGCCTGTTATCTTTCCATTTGTGATGGATGATAGGGAGGATATAAGGAAGAAGTTGAAGGAGGCGATGCAGTACGATATGGTCGTGTTTTCCGGTGGCTCTTCCGTGGGGGACAGGGATTTGCTAATAGATGTTGTGAAGGAACATGCCCGGGTGCTCTTTCACGGTGTGCAAATCAAGCCGGGAAAGCCTACATGGTGCGCTGTGGGAGATAGGATGATATTTGGTATGCCCGGATTTCCCACCTCTTGCCTGAACGATTCATACCAGTTCCTCGCGCCAGCGGTGCGGAAGATGGCACATCTTCCTCCCAAGGAGGAGAGGCTTGTGAGGGCGAGAATGGCCAGGCGCATAACATCCACACTGGGCAGGATGCAGTTCTTCACTGTGCGTGTTGAGAATGGATATGCTTATCCGGCATACAAAACATCCGGGGCTATAACAAGCATGGCCTATTCAGATGGATACATAATCATTCCCGCAAATTCTGATCTTGTTGAGAAGGATGTGGAGGTTGAGGTACATCTCTGGGGTGATTGA
- a CDS encoding sugar phosphate nucleotidyltransferase produces the protein MHAIILAAGEGMRLRPLTTYMPKVMLPVGNKPIMEYVIDALRENDVKDITIVVGYHADKVKQYFGNGADFGVKIKYALQRKQIGTAHALYQAKMDGEFLLLYGDNMIDAQCVREILQSGVNTILGVRSEKPFRYGIIEMGRRNIIKLVEKRDYGEAVVFTGLGHFDSEIFRRIEEMMQSEIYDLPGVLNAMDIEVKVSNCGWRDALYPWDLLDLNSVTLSSNVRRIAGKVEESNIIGNVEIGSGTRIGAGSYIYGNVKIGENCNIGPNTVIMGDTSIGDGVEIGAFGYIENSIIMGGTKIGVGSVVKNSVIGREVAIGDKFVVLSGNRKRIFVDEIMSVNGGAIVGDGATIGAIVVVAEGCIVGADSRIGSMKFIRSDLGNGERVV, from the coding sequence ATGCACGCCATCATACTTGCAGCGGGGGAAGGCATGAGGTTAAGGCCTCTCACAACATACATGCCAAAGGTCATGCTCCCCGTGGGAAACAAGCCAATAATGGAATATGTTATAGATGCTCTTAGAGAGAATGATGTGAAGGACATAACAATTGTCGTGGGCTATCACGCGGATAAGGTAAAGCAGTACTTTGGAAATGGAGCCGATTTTGGAGTGAAAATAAAATATGCTCTGCAGAGAAAGCAGATAGGAACGGCCCATGCTCTCTACCAGGCTAAAATGGATGGAGAGTTTCTTCTTCTTTACGGGGACAATATGATAGATGCCCAATGTGTCAGGGAAATTTTGCAAAGTGGGGTTAATACAATTTTGGGTGTTAGGAGTGAAAAACCATTCAGGTACGGGATCATTGAGATGGGAAGAAGGAATATAATTAAACTTGTTGAGAAAAGGGATTATGGGGAGGCCGTTGTTTTCACAGGGTTGGGACATTTTGACTCTGAGATATTCAGGAGAATTGAGGAGATGATGCAGAGCGAGATCTACGATTTGCCAGGAGTTTTGAATGCCATGGATATAGAAGTGAAGGTATCAAATTGCGGCTGGAGAGACGCACTCTATCCCTGGGATTTGCTTGATCTAAATTCTGTGACTTTGAGTTCCAATGTTAGAAGAATAGCGGGTAAGGTTGAGGAGTCCAATATAATTGGAAATGTGGAGATAGGGAGTGGCACCAGGATTGGTGCGGGTTCCTATATCTATGGGAATGTTAAGATTGGAGAAAACTGCAACATAGGACCCAACACGGTGATCATGGGTGATACGAGCATAGGGGATGGCGTTGAGATAGGAGCATTCGGATACATTGAAAATTCAATAATAATGGGGGGCACCAAAATAGGTGTGGGTTCCGTGGTAAAGAACAGTGTGATAGGAAGGGAGGTGGCTATAGGTGATAAATTTGTTGTGCTATCTGGCAATAGAAAAAGGATCTTCGTTGATGAGATCATGAGCGTGAACGGAGGGGCAATTGTGGGAGATGGGGCCACCATAGGGGCAATTGTTGTTGTTGCAGAGGGATGCATTGTGGGGGCGGATAGTAGAATTGGAAGCATGAAATTCATTCGGAGCGATTTGGGAAATGGTGAGAGAGTGGTTTAA
- a CDS encoding MFS transporter has product MHREGIFREITNMRLLHLSFAFLLINMGWGMAWPYLPNLIKLLGGGVLAVGMLSILFNLASSFGQFFWGRKSDRMGKRKIFAVFGVFSSGFFFLLMGFATSVIVVLTLRTLQGFFVSAQTPAVSALVSEISRDVGKGFAVFNSFSNVGFMLGNFAGGAITSAFPIQYVYYFSALPIFSGMAILIFFREERKNPEDLRLLMRYDRPGRTVFRWKNAREFIRRNRNISLFSVSIFVSMLGSGMVYTFLSLLIGDRFGDAWVGTYFGVDGLVSIPMILLFGYIADKYGSKPVLIYGLLGYALTFFLYYSATSIPILILAAIVSGSKWGSYFNSANTYVARMSTKGERATALGLMNSAMAAGWVIGPLFGTYLIPEMGLAETVLVAILPEIVSLAIVLFLRNDRLFRDGMPVES; this is encoded by the coding sequence GTGCACAGAGAAGGCATTTTCAGGGAGATCACGAACATGAGGCTTTTGCATCTCTCATTTGCATTTCTGCTCATAAACATGGGCTGGGGCATGGCCTGGCCGTACCTGCCAAACCTCATAAAGCTTCTGGGAGGTGGGGTTCTCGCAGTTGGCATGCTATCCATACTTTTCAATCTCGCATCGTCCTTCGGGCAGTTTTTCTGGGGGAGGAAATCCGACAGGATGGGTAAGAGAAAGATATTCGCGGTATTTGGCGTTTTCTCAAGCGGATTTTTCTTCCTCCTGATGGGCTTTGCCACCTCCGTGATCGTAGTTTTAACCCTCCGAACCCTTCAGGGATTTTTCGTGTCTGCACAAACTCCTGCGGTGAGCGCCCTGGTATCTGAAATATCCAGGGATGTGGGTAAGGGATTTGCCGTGTTTAACTCCTTCTCCAATGTGGGTTTCATGCTCGGAAACTTCGCAGGGGGTGCAATAACTTCCGCATTCCCAATTCAATATGTCTATTACTTTTCCGCATTACCCATATTCTCGGGGATGGCAATTCTCATATTCTTCCGGGAAGAAAGAAAGAACCCAGAGGATCTTCGTCTTCTGATGCGTTATGATCGTCCCGGAAGAACGGTGTTCAGGTGGAAGAATGCCAGGGAATTCATAAGGAGGAACAGGAACATTTCACTTTTCTCCGTTTCAATATTTGTGAGTATGCTCGGGTCCGGAATGGTTTACACTTTCCTTTCGCTTCTAATAGGCGATAGGTTTGGGGATGCATGGGTGGGTACCTATTTCGGTGTTGATGGTCTTGTGTCTATACCTATGATCTTGCTTTTCGGGTACATAGCCGATAAGTACGGAAGCAAACCCGTTTTGATTTACGGACTCCTTGGCTATGCGCTTACCTTCTTTCTCTATTACTCTGCCACGAGCATACCCATTCTCATTCTCGCGGCCATAGTTTCAGGAAGCAAGTGGGGCTCGTACTTCAACTCTGCCAACACATATGTGGCAAGGATGAGCACGAAGGGGGAAAGGGCCACCGCCCTTGGGCTTATGAACTCTGCTATGGCCGCAGGATGGGTTATAGGACCGCTATTTGGGACGTATCTTATCCCAGAGATGGGCCTGGCAGAGACCGTTCTTGTTGCCATATTGCCCGAGATCGTATCCCTGGCTATTGTTCTTTTCCTGAGAAACGACAGGCTCTTCCGCGATGGAATGCCTGTGGAATCATAA
- a CDS encoding GNAT family N-acetyltransferase, which yields MIQLGPIIMRAWERKDLEYVHRWENDFETMLYSRGTPHHAKGLEQIERYFEEEIKRDDRLHYIVLLRESMEPIGTAVIRLQNWGNVPRGNIGTYLDRQYWNRGLGKIITLSLLEICFYHKNLEKCEACSIEYNKRAHRVLESCGFKLYGKSRKAAFVLGRKWDWYCFDILREEYMEEREKLIMKVLGDEGKEYLKYLNDII from the coding sequence ATGATCCAACTGGGCCCTATAATAATGAGAGCATGGGAGCGAAAGGATCTGGAATACGTGCACAGGTGGGAGAATGATTTTGAAACCATGCTATACTCCAGAGGAACGCCCCATCATGCAAAGGGTCTCGAGCAAATTGAAAGGTACTTTGAGGAGGAAATTAAGAGGGATGATAGGTTGCACTACATTGTTCTGCTGAGAGAGAGCATGGAGCCCATCGGAACCGCAGTTATAAGGCTACAGAACTGGGGGAATGTCCCAAGGGGCAACATAGGTACCTATCTTGACAGGCAGTACTGGAACAGGGGACTGGGGAAAATTATAACCCTCTCCCTTCTTGAGATATGCTTTTACCACAAAAACCTGGAAAAATGCGAGGCATGCAGCATCGAGTACAATAAAAGGGCACACAGGGTACTTGAATCCTGCGGTTTCAAACTCTACGGAAAATCAAGGAAGGCGGCATTTGTCCTGGGAAGGAAATGGGACTGGTACTGCTTTGACATACTCAGGGAGGAATACATGGAGGAGAGGGAAAAATTGATTATGAAGGTATTGGGAGATGAAGGCAAGGAGTATCTGAAATATCTGAACGATATCATTTAG
- a CDS encoding HD domain-containing protein, translating to MVEFSVPCGDNQKLKILLQKIKEDVELNTLWKASNIIAIDRLGYNDHGPVHVKIVANLALKMLRILVGRGVKPNIVRDYNMTNDDAEIIVVLASALHDIGHAIHRTEHEQNSLPLSIPIIDRLLEGIYEGEEKAIVKAEILHAIFSHRAEIIPLTLEAGVVKIADALDMEKGRARIPFQMGEVNIHSVSAMAIKEVSVMEGGEKPLKIRIKMRNSAGIFQVDELLKNKIETSGIRHLVEVQAEVVGEHEERIVEKVEF from the coding sequence ATGGTAGAATTTTCGGTACCATGCGGAGATAACCAAAAACTCAAAATTCTGCTTCAGAAAATAAAGGAAGACGTGGAACTCAACACGCTCTGGAAGGCTTCAAATATAATCGCCATTGATCGCCTGGGGTACAACGATCATGGGCCGGTGCATGTTAAAATTGTAGCCAACCTCGCATTGAAGATGCTAAGAATCCTCGTTGGGAGGGGCGTGAAGCCAAACATTGTTAGGGACTACAATATGACCAACGATGACGCGGAAATAATCGTTGTGCTTGCCTCGGCCCTTCACGATATAGGACACGCCATACATCGCACCGAACACGAGCAGAACAGTTTACCCCTCTCCATTCCAATAATTGACAGGCTTCTTGAGGGCATATACGAGGGTGAGGAGAAGGCTATAGTAAAGGCGGAAATCCTGCATGCCATATTTTCCCACAGGGCAGAGATCATTCCCCTGACACTGGAGGCGGGAGTGGTGAAAATTGCAGATGCCCTTGACATGGAGAAGGGCCGCGCAAGGATTCCGTTCCAGATGGGAGAGGTCAACATACATTCTGTGTCCGCCATGGCCATAAAGGAAGTTAGCGTTATGGAGGGAGGGGAAAAACCATTGAAGATAAGGATAAAGATGCGAAACTCTGCGGGCATATTTCAGGTTGATGAACTCCTAAAGAACAAGATTGAAACCTCGGGTATAAGGCACCTGGTGGAGGTACAGGCAGAGGTTGTGGGTGAGCATGAGGAGAGAATTGTTGAAAAGGTGGAATTTTGA
- the glmS gene encoding glutamine--fructose-6-phosphate transaminase (isomerizing): protein MCGIVGYVGFRSAREVLIRSLKRLEYRGYDSAGIAIVNGQLNVEKKKGYISNLKVDFDGTIGIGHTRWATHGNPEDRNAHPFVDCRGEIAIVHNGIIENYARLKGELISRGHEFKSDTDSEVIAHLIEEHYKGDFKEAFFKAIKNLEGSFAIAAIHKKERRIMAVKKESPLVVGIGDHENFLASDIPAFLEYTNRVIVLKDGEVCELTDDFARFYTMEGKSIRKRVEYVNWSVEDAEKSGYEHFMLKEIFEQPKALYDTLTSLESRNEWQVDFGRITMVACGTSYHAALVGKYVIEEILQVPVDVYYASEYRHRPEIVEDSMGIFITQSGETADTIAAAKKAKELGYFTLGITNVVGSSITNYVDRVLYTSAGPEIGVAATKTFITQILTLYYFAIKMARIRGRISTRKYHVLRENLRRVPHDVERTLKMNERIMKESEKISRARDVFFIARGVNYPIALEGALKMKEISYIHAEGYPAGELKHGPLALISQGVPVIALVPEDKTYSKMLSNVKEVSARGAYVVGVSPSKDVEKYVDTLLKVPETDPLLSPFVNVVTLQLLAYHTARILGREIDKPRNLAKSVTVE, encoded by the coding sequence ATGTGTGGCATTGTGGGCTACGTTGGGTTCAGAAGTGCAAGGGAGGTGCTCATAAGATCCCTAAAGAGGCTTGAGTACAGGGGCTACGATTCTGCAGGGATTGCCATAGTCAATGGGCAGCTGAATGTTGAGAAGAAGAAGGGCTACATTTCAAATTTGAAGGTTGATTTTGATGGCACGATCGGAATAGGACACACAAGATGGGCTACCCATGGAAATCCGGAGGATAGGAATGCGCATCCCTTTGTTGATTGTAGGGGTGAGATTGCAATAGTTCACAACGGGATAATTGAAAATTATGCTAGACTCAAGGGAGAGTTGATCAGCAGGGGACATGAATTCAAATCCGATACGGATAGTGAGGTTATTGCCCATCTCATTGAGGAGCATTATAAGGGTGATTTCAAGGAGGCATTTTTTAAGGCCATAAAGAATCTTGAAGGATCCTTTGCCATTGCAGCGATTCACAAAAAAGAGCGCAGGATAATGGCTGTGAAGAAGGAAAGTCCCCTTGTTGTGGGAATTGGAGACCATGAGAATTTTCTTGCCTCCGACATACCTGCATTTCTGGAATACACAAACAGGGTTATTGTGCTCAAAGATGGAGAGGTTTGTGAACTCACAGACGATTTTGCAAGGTTCTACACCATGGAGGGCAAGAGTATAAGAAAGAGAGTGGAGTATGTGAACTGGAGTGTTGAAGATGCGGAAAAATCGGGATATGAACATTTCATGCTCAAGGAGATATTCGAGCAGCCAAAGGCCCTTTACGATACCCTTACTTCCCTGGAATCGAGAAACGAGTGGCAGGTAGATTTTGGAAGGATCACAATGGTGGCATGCGGCACATCGTACCATGCGGCTCTTGTGGGAAAATATGTTATTGAGGAGATATTGCAGGTTCCTGTTGATGTTTACTATGCCTCCGAGTATCGCCACAGGCCTGAGATTGTCGAGGACTCCATGGGCATATTCATAACCCAGAGTGGGGAGACTGCAGATACAATAGCAGCTGCAAAAAAGGCGAAGGAGCTGGGATACTTTACACTCGGTATAACCAATGTGGTTGGAAGTTCCATAACAAACTATGTGGATCGGGTTCTATACACCAGTGCAGGTCCGGAAATTGGTGTGGCAGCCACCAAAACTTTCATAACCCAGATTTTAACACTCTATTATTTTGCCATAAAAATGGCCAGAATCAGGGGGAGGATATCCACAAGGAAATACCATGTTCTCAGGGAGAATCTGAGGCGGGTGCCCCATGATGTTGAGAGGACTTTGAAGATGAATGAAAGAATCATGAAGGAATCAGAGAAAATATCCCGCGCCAGAGATGTGTTCTTCATAGCCAGGGGCGTAAATTATCCTATTGCCCTTGAGGGAGCGTTGAAGATGAAGGAAATCTCCTATATCCATGCAGAGGGCTATCCTGCAGGAGAGCTCAAGCACGGTCCCCTCGCACTGATCTCCCAGGGTGTGCCTGTTATAGCCCTTGTTCCAGAGGATAAAACATATAGCAAGATGCTCTCAAATGTGAAAGAGGTAAGTGCGAGGGGGGCCTACGTCGTTGGTGTATCGCCAAGCAAGGATGTGGAAAAGTACGTGGATACTCTCCTGAAAGTCCCCGAAACGGATCCATTGCTTTCTCCCTTTGTGAATGTGGTTACTCTCCAGCTTCTGGCCTATCACACAGCCCGGATACTTGGAAGGGAAATTGACAAGCCTAGAAATCTGGCAAAAAGCGTAACTGTGGAATGA